A single window of Fischerella sp. PCC 9605 DNA harbors:
- the rpsT gene encoding 30S ribosomal protein S20, producing MANTKSALKRAKIAERNRLRNKAYKSAVKTLMKKYFAAVETYAANPSPESKQEVMTRMSEAYSKIDRAVKRGVLHPNNGARKKSRLAQRLKAHTQPAATA from the coding sequence GTGGCGAATACAAAGTCTGCTCTCAAGCGCGCCAAAATCGCAGAACGCAATCGTTTGCGTAATAAAGCTTATAAATCAGCAGTAAAAACGCTGATGAAGAAGTACTTTGCTGCAGTAGAAACCTATGCAGCTAATCCAAGCCCTGAATCAAAGCAAGAAGTCATGACTCGGATGTCGGAAGCTTACAGCAAAATTGATCGGGCTGTGAAGCGAGGTGTCCTCCATCCCAACAACGGAGCCAGAAAAAAATCTAGATTAGCTCAAAGACTAAAAGCCCATACACAACCAGCAGCAACTGCATAA
- a CDS encoding TatD family hydrolase, with protein sequence MQLIDTHVHINFDVFQSDIEIVRSRWQEAGVVHLVHSCVEPSEFSSIQALAHRFPEISFAVGLHPLDADQWNSQTADEIKSLARSDPKVVAIGEIGLDFYKANNNEQQHMAFEAQLSVAAELNLPVIIHSRNAAAEIREVLGKWKNLKGESVRGVMHCWGGTPEEIQWFVDLGFYISFSGTVTFKNAKPIQESAAIVRSDRLLIETDCPFLAPVPKRGTKRNEPAYVRYVAEQVARLRGETPEAIAALTTQNACELFGLEI encoded by the coding sequence ATGCAGCTTATTGACACCCACGTTCATATCAACTTTGACGTTTTCCAGTCAGATATAGAAATAGTGCGATCGCGATGGCAAGAAGCAGGTGTAGTGCATTTAGTACACTCCTGCGTTGAGCCAAGTGAATTTTCTAGCATCCAAGCACTAGCTCATCGTTTTCCCGAAATTAGCTTTGCTGTAGGATTGCATCCGTTGGATGCGGATCAATGGAATAGCCAAACAGCAGATGAAATCAAATCTTTAGCTCGTTCCGATCCCAAAGTAGTGGCAATTGGGGAGATAGGGTTAGATTTTTACAAAGCCAACAACAATGAGCAGCAGCACATGGCATTCGAGGCGCAATTAAGCGTAGCCGCTGAACTCAACTTACCAGTGATTATCCACAGCCGTAATGCTGCGGCAGAAATAAGGGAAGTGCTGGGAAAATGGAAAAACTTGAAAGGAGAGAGTGTACGAGGTGTGATGCACTGCTGGGGTGGAACACCAGAAGAAATTCAATGGTTTGTGGACTTAGGCTTTTACATCAGCTTTAGCGGTACCGTTACCTTTAAAAACGCCAAGCCGATCCAAGAGTCAGCCGCGATAGTCAGAAGCGATCGCCTGTTAATTGAAACAGACTGTCCTTTTCTGGCTCCGGTTCCCAAACGGGGTACCAAGCGCAACGAGCCAGCCTACGTTCGCTATGTAGCTGAGCAAGTAGCGCGCCTACGGGGAGAGACACCGGAAGCAATTGCGGCTCTCACTACCCAGAACGCTTGCGAACTATTTGGTTTGGAAATATAA